The following are encoded in a window of Flavobacterium cupriresistens genomic DNA:
- a CDS encoding glycoside hydrolase family 28 protein, whose amino-acid sequence MNFKYLLILLISCSSFAQKAEFPTAEVDAIVNRIQLPVFPSFQINILELGAKGDSVTNTKLAFDKAMALCKKNKGGTIIVPKGIYKLNGPIHFVSNVNLRLEKGAKIKFSDNPKDYLPMVLTSWEGTMLYNYSPLIYAYECTNIAITGEGTIDGEGGKVWKSFKAKETEGKNRSREMNHNAVALKDRKFGEGFFLRPQMIQFFNCKNILVENIHIENAPFWCLHLLKSESITVRGVHYKSLNYNNDGIDPEYAKDVLIENVTFDNGDDNIAIKAGRDHEGRANSVTPSENIVIRNCNFKGLHGVVLGSEMSGGIQNVYVENCKAVGYLKRGIYIKTNADRGGFIKNIHVRNIQLDEVEDCLYITANYHGEGKGFQSDISNIHFSAITCNKATESGIVIQGFPEKKIRNVFLNNIEIKEVKNALSNENAENVIMSDVFIGKRATVPSAAK is encoded by the coding sequence ATGAATTTTAAATACCTCCTTATTTTATTAATTTCTTGCAGTTCTTTCGCTCAGAAAGCGGAATTTCCAACTGCAGAAGTAGATGCTATTGTAAACCGAATTCAATTACCGGTTTTTCCTTCCTTCCAAATTAATATTTTGGAATTAGGAGCAAAAGGGGATTCTGTTACCAATACAAAATTGGCTTTTGATAAAGCCATGGCATTGTGCAAAAAGAATAAGGGAGGAACCATAATTGTACCTAAAGGAATCTATAAACTAAATGGACCGATTCACTTTGTCAGTAATGTCAATCTTAGACTTGAAAAAGGGGCAAAGATTAAATTTAGTGATAACCCGAAAGACTATTTGCCAATGGTTTTGACAAGCTGGGAAGGAACAATGCTTTACAATTACAGTCCGTTAATCTATGCTTATGAATGTACTAATATTGCGATAACGGGCGAAGGAACGATAGACGGAGAAGGAGGGAAGGTCTGGAAAAGTTTTAAAGCCAAAGAAACGGAAGGGAAAAACAGAAGTCGTGAAATGAATCACAATGCAGTTGCATTAAAAGACAGAAAGTTTGGAGAAGGTTTTTTCCTGAGGCCACAAATGATTCAGTTTTTTAATTGTAAAAATATTTTGGTAGAAAACATTCATATCGAAAATGCACCATTTTGGTGTTTGCATCTGTTAAAATCAGAAAGTATTACCGTTCGTGGAGTCCATTATAAATCGTTGAATTACAATAATGACGGAATCGATCCGGAGTACGCAAAAGATGTTCTAATTGAAAATGTAACTTTTGATAACGGAGATGATAACATTGCCATTAAAGCAGGAAGAGATCATGAAGGAAGAGCCAATTCGGTTACTCCAAGCGAGAATATAGTAATCAGAAATTGCAATTTTAAAGGACTTCACGGAGTTGTCCTGGGAAGCGAAATGTCAGGCGGAATCCAGAATGTTTATGTAGAGAATTGCAAAGCGGTTGGTTATTTAAAAAGAGGAATTTACATAAAAACCAATGCAGATCGGGGTGGATTCATTAAGAATATCCATGTCAGAAATATCCAACTGGATGAAGTAGAAGATTGTTTGTATATAACAGCAAATTATCATGGAGAAGGAAAAGGTTTCCAGTCGGATATATCAAATATACATTTTTCTGCTATCACCTGTAATAAAGCAACAGAATCAGGAATAGTCATTCAGGGATTTCCCGAGAAGAAGATTCGAAATGTGTTTCTAAACAATATCGAAATAAAAGAAGTAAAAAATGCCCTTTCTAATGAAAATGCAGAAAATGTGATCATGAGTGATGTTTTTATTGGTAAAAGAGCGACGGTTCCCTCCGCAGCGAAATGA
- the pelA gene encoding pectate lyase, translating to MILKKIIILLVLLVTGFVANAQNTYKNWSDIIRKNGAVWFASVEAQKIAENVLLYQRDIGGWPKNIQMQQELTSQQKKDLIALKKTALETTTDNGATCQEMLFMSRMYAEVKDERYKESFLKGINYLLEAQYANGGWPQFYPLKKGYYTHITYNDDSMVNILNVLKQISERTDFYSIKPSNEIVEKTKKAFNKGIDCILKTQYRQNGVLTAWCAQYDEITLTPAKARAYELPSLSGKESAKITLLLMSIESPSAEISTAVKSAQAWFEKTKITNLEEKRVLNDDGKIIEKKMIVTSNGAPIWARFMELDTNEPFFCDRDGIKKKSLDQIGSERRNGYAWYTDEPKEVLKKYAGWAAKNGVRMETVVTPSKKKEHYFTVAQDGTGDFIKIQEAVNACPSFPYEKVTLFIKNGIYTEKVRIPEWNTHLTLIGESKENTIIAFDDNFAKINSGRNSTFYTYTVLVEGDDFSAFNLTIKNTSGDNGQAIALSVVANRVQISNCLILGNQDTLYLSGENAKQYFKDCYIEGTTDFIFGNATTLFENCTIHSIKDSFITAASTPEGTAFGFVFKNCRLTADPVATAVYLGRPWRIYAKTVFINCDIGNHIRPEGWQNWSKPEAEKKAFYAEYNCKGEGYQPQKRVLWSHQLSKKEAEKYTIENILQDTVPNWFSN from the coding sequence ATGATACTCAAAAAAATAATAATACTACTAGTTTTATTAGTCACAGGTTTTGTAGCAAATGCTCAAAACACCTATAAAAACTGGTCGGATATTATTCGTAAAAATGGTGCTGTCTGGTTTGCCTCTGTTGAAGCCCAAAAAATAGCGGAAAATGTGTTGTTGTATCAAAGAGATATTGGCGGATGGCCCAAGAACATACAAATGCAACAGGAATTAACTTCTCAGCAAAAAAAGGATCTGATTGCGCTTAAAAAAACAGCATTAGAAACTACAACAGATAACGGTGCGACTTGTCAAGAGATGCTTTTTATGTCTAGAATGTATGCTGAGGTCAAAGACGAACGATACAAAGAATCTTTTTTAAAAGGAATCAATTATTTACTTGAAGCACAATACGCAAATGGAGGATGGCCGCAATTTTATCCGTTGAAAAAAGGATATTACACCCATATCACCTACAATGATGATTCGATGGTTAATATTCTGAATGTTCTAAAACAAATTAGTGAAAGAACAGATTTTTATAGCATTAAACCATCAAATGAAATAGTTGAAAAAACTAAAAAAGCCTTCAATAAAGGTATAGATTGTATCCTAAAAACACAATACAGACAAAACGGAGTATTAACCGCCTGGTGCGCACAGTATGATGAAATAACGTTGACTCCGGCAAAAGCAAGAGCCTATGAACTTCCGTCTTTAAGCGGAAAAGAATCAGCTAAAATTACCTTGTTATTAATGTCAATAGAGAGCCCCTCTGCGGAAATTAGTACTGCTGTAAAAAGTGCCCAGGCGTGGTTTGAAAAAACTAAAATTACCAATCTCGAAGAAAAACGGGTACTAAATGACGACGGAAAAATCATAGAGAAGAAAATGATAGTTACGTCAAACGGAGCACCAATTTGGGCAAGATTTATGGAATTGGATACAAACGAACCTTTCTTCTGTGATCGTGACGGAATTAAAAAGAAATCTTTAGATCAAATCGGCTCCGAGCGTCGAAATGGTTATGCCTGGTATACAGATGAGCCCAAAGAAGTTCTTAAAAAATATGCCGGATGGGCAGCAAAAAACGGAGTGAGAATGGAGACAGTTGTAACTCCTTCAAAGAAAAAAGAACATTATTTTACGGTGGCTCAGGACGGAACGGGAGATTTTATTAAAATTCAGGAAGCAGTAAATGCCTGTCCGTCCTTCCCGTATGAAAAAGTAACCCTCTTTATAAAAAACGGAATTTATACCGAAAAAGTGAGAATCCCGGAATGGAACACCCATTTGACTTTAATAGGCGAAAGTAAAGAAAATACGATCATCGCATTTGACGACAATTTCGCAAAGATAAATTCAGGACGAAACAGTACTTTTTACACCTACACCGTTTTGGTTGAAGGGGATGATTTTTCGGCATTCAATTTAACCATTAAAAATACTTCGGGAGACAATGGTCAGGCGATTGCGTTGTCTGTTGTGGCCAATCGTGTTCAGATTTCGAATTGTTTGATACTTGGAAATCAGGATACTTTATACCTGTCGGGGGAAAATGCCAAACAGTATTTTAAGGATTGTTATATTGAAGGAACAACCGATTTTATTTTTGGAAATGCAACAACTTTATTTGAAAATTGTACAATCCATAGCATCAAAGATTCTTTTATTACCGCCGCTTCAACTCCAGAAGGGACGGCCTTTGGTTTTGTTTTCAAAAACTGCAGACTAACCGCTGATCCTGTAGCAACGGCAGTTTATCTGGGAAGACCATGGAGAATTTATGCAAAAACAGTATTTATAAATTGTGATATAGGGAACCATATAAGACCCGAAGGCTGGCAAAACTGGTCTAAACCCGAAGCAGAAAAAAAAGCCTTTTATGCCGAGTACAATTGCAAGGGAGAAGGATATCAACCCCAAAAAAGAGTGCTGTGGTCGCATCAGCTTTCCAAAAAAGAAGCAGAAAAATATACAATAGAAAATATACTTCAGGACACAGTACCAAACTGGTTTTCAAACTAA
- a CDS encoding glycoside hydrolase family 88/105 protein — protein sequence MINNKKNILVSVLLICTMVFTNSKLIAQEQVNKDIVIAKNLKWSDKMTLTLMKRHPEAYMIDDSKTPKWDYVHGLVLHGIEELYKKNPDPRYKAYVRGYVDALVQEDGTINTYELDKYNIDLVVPGRLLFDVYATTKEEKYLKALQLLRKQLSEQPRTKSGGFWHKQIYPNQMWLDGLYMGEPFYAQYTVTFEDGKNLDDVAKQFEQIQLHATDPKTGLLYHGWDESKEMPWANKETGNSPNFWSRALGWYAMALVDVLDYFPKEHPKQKELVKYLNSVSASLAKYQDQSGLWYQVTDKGGKEGNYLEASGSSMFAYAFAKGANKGYLPAKYKKLANKAFDGLTQQLIKTDADGGITLTQACQVAGLGGKPYRDGSYDYYVNEKKKDNDPKATGPFILAALELNR from the coding sequence ATGATAAATAACAAAAAGAATATACTTGTATCAGTACTATTAATTTGCACGATGGTTTTTACAAACAGCAAACTGATCGCGCAGGAGCAGGTAAACAAGGATATCGTTATTGCTAAAAATCTAAAATGGTCAGACAAAATGACGTTGACCTTAATGAAACGACATCCCGAAGCTTATATGATCGACGATTCTAAAACACCAAAATGGGATTATGTTCACGGATTAGTTTTACATGGAATCGAAGAATTGTATAAAAAAAATCCGGACCCAAGATACAAGGCTTATGTAAGAGGTTATGTGGATGCATTGGTTCAGGAAGATGGTACTATTAACACTTATGAATTAGATAAATACAACATTGATTTGGTTGTACCCGGCCGTTTGCTTTTTGATGTTTATGCCACTACAAAAGAAGAAAAGTACTTAAAAGCATTACAGCTTTTACGCAAGCAGCTAAGCGAGCAACCGCGCACCAAAAGCGGCGGTTTCTGGCACAAGCAAATATATCCAAACCAAATGTGGCTAGACGGTTTGTATATGGGAGAGCCATTTTATGCGCAATACACGGTTACCTTCGAAGATGGAAAAAATCTCGATGATGTGGCCAAACAATTTGAACAAATTCAACTACATGCAACAGATCCAAAAACAGGTTTGTTGTATCATGGTTGGGATGAAAGCAAAGAAATGCCATGGGCTAATAAAGAAACGGGAAATTCCCCAAATTTCTGGTCCAGAGCATTGGGATGGTATGCCATGGCACTTGTCGATGTATTGGATTATTTCCCAAAAGAACATCCAAAGCAAAAAGAATTGGTAAAATATTTAAATTCCGTTTCCGCAAGTTTAGCGAAATATCAGGATCAATCCGGTTTATGGTATCAGGTAACCGATAAAGGTGGAAAGGAAGGCAATTATTTAGAAGCCTCAGGATCTTCTATGTTTGCTTATGCTTTTGCCAAAGGCGCTAACAAAGGATATCTACCTGCAAAATATAAAAAACTGGCGAACAAAGCCTTTGATGGTCTGACTCAACAATTAATTAAAACAGATGCCGATGGTGGAATTACACTTACTCAAGCCTGTCAGGTAGCTGGTCTAGGAGGAAAACCCTATCGTGACGGTTCATATGACTATTATGTAAACGAGAAAAAAAAGGATAATGACCCAAAAGCAACCGGCCCCTTTATTCTGGCAGCCCTGGAATTAAACAGATAA
- a CDS encoding glycoside hydrolase family 88/105 protein, with product MIKAVFKKINFIKVVIVLLLIFGSKIKAQGQNDSDKTIISDQLKWSERTALTVLRNYPNAWQLDGNDKPKWDYKMGFVLSGFEKLFQKTNDKKYLNYIKNYVDERIDSSGSIKKYDLKEYNIDYLSPAKLLFNLYEVTKDSRYLKLLGQFRNQLESQPRTASGGFWHKQIYPNQMWIDGLYMAEPFYAQFTMKYEKGKSLDDIAKQFELVQNYIIDKQTGLIYQAWDESKEIGWANKLTGTSPTIWGRGIGWYMLALTETLDYFPKSHPKYKVLVAYLNQIAKNANEYKSPEGLWYQVADKPQLFGNYVEPSASAMLIYAFAKGANRGYLASSYKRTAQKSFDSFIKEFVKVNKAGEVNILNVSSNVGLGGKPFRDGTNEYYLTAKTKENGAIGIGAFLLSAIELDK from the coding sequence ATGATAAAAGCTGTTTTTAAAAAGATCAATTTTATAAAAGTTGTTATTGTTTTACTGCTGATTTTTGGCAGTAAAATAAAAGCACAAGGTCAGAATGATTCCGATAAAACGATTATCTCTGATCAGTTAAAATGGTCGGAAAGAACAGCGCTAACTGTCTTAAGAAACTATCCAAATGCCTGGCAGCTTGATGGCAATGACAAACCGAAGTGGGATTATAAAATGGGTTTTGTATTGTCCGGTTTTGAAAAATTATTTCAAAAGACAAACGACAAAAAATATCTGAACTACATAAAAAACTATGTCGATGAAAGGATTGACAGTAGCGGAAGTATTAAAAAGTACGATTTAAAAGAATACAATATCGATTATTTAAGCCCTGCGAAACTGCTGTTTAATTTATATGAGGTTACAAAAGATTCCCGTTACTTAAAACTATTGGGTCAATTTCGAAATCAATTAGAAAGTCAACCCAGAACAGCCAGCGGAGGATTTTGGCACAAACAAATCTACCCCAACCAAATGTGGATTGATGGTTTGTATATGGCCGAACCCTTCTACGCACAATTTACCATGAAGTATGAAAAAGGGAAAAGTCTGGATGATATTGCGAAACAATTTGAGTTGGTACAAAATTACATAATAGACAAACAGACAGGTTTAATATATCAGGCTTGGGACGAAAGTAAGGAAATTGGTTGGGCCAATAAGCTAACCGGAACATCGCCAACAATCTGGGGGCGTGGCATTGGCTGGTATATGCTGGCTTTGACAGAAACACTGGATTATTTTCCAAAATCACATCCAAAGTATAAAGTTTTAGTTGCCTATCTCAATCAAATAGCCAAAAATGCAAACGAGTATAAAAGTCCCGAAGGTTTATGGTATCAGGTAGCAGATAAGCCTCAATTATTTGGGAATTATGTCGAACCATCGGCTTCTGCAATGCTTATTTATGCTTTTGCAAAAGGAGCAAACAGAGGATATTTAGCTTCAAGCTACAAGCGAACGGCTCAAAAATCATTTGACAGTTTTATAAAAGAGTTTGTAAAAGTGAATAAAGCGGGTGAAGTAAACATTCTCAATGTTTCTTCAAATGTTGGTTTGGGAGGAAAACCTTTCCGCGATGGTACAAACGAGTATTACCTTACTGCAAAGACAAAAGAAAATGGAGCAATAGGTATCGGAGCCTTTTTATTAAGTGCGATTGAATTAGATAAATAG
- a CDS encoding DUF4861 family protein translates to MKARIQIATLFLLGFTAANAQQYDIKKNKTYAEISAKTDGKWEARKYIGGTTFNNVDRLKLAPEHTDHSFDIRYEGPGWENNRIGYRLYLDWRNAIDIFGKKTTENILPKVGQDNFDSYHEMSDWGADILKAGKGIGIGSIDRYLNKEKLHFHEVDSTIAYVTNKANESVVKIDYFGWKTASDKINFISELTIKPDQLYTQHAFKASSAIQGICTGIVKQKNTELLKKESKNKKWAYLATYGQQSLVPDKLGMALFYEVSTIENNVDTDLDYLLVFKPTTKWTSFYLLGAWEQEANGIKTKEEFVKYLDERLEVLNKKGKM, encoded by the coding sequence ATGAAAGCAAGAATTCAAATAGCGACTTTATTTTTATTAGGTTTTACAGCAGCCAATGCGCAGCAATACGATATAAAAAAGAACAAAACGTACGCCGAAATATCCGCAAAAACAGATGGAAAATGGGAGGCACGCAAATACATTGGAGGAACCACTTTTAATAATGTTGACCGACTAAAATTGGCTCCGGAACATACCGATCATTCCTTTGATATTCGCTACGAAGGTCCGGGATGGGAGAACAACAGAATTGGATACCGCTTGTATTTAGATTGGAGAAATGCGATTGATATTTTCGGAAAAAAAACAACTGAGAATATATTACCAAAAGTAGGACAGGACAATTTTGATTCCTATCACGAAATGAGTGATTGGGGAGCAGATATCCTCAAAGCCGGAAAAGGAATCGGAATTGGATCAATAGATCGTTATTTAAACAAAGAAAAATTACACTTCCACGAAGTCGATTCAACAATCGCCTATGTGACAAATAAAGCTAACGAATCGGTAGTAAAAATTGATTATTTCGGATGGAAAACCGCTTCAGATAAAATTAACTTTATATCGGAATTAACCATAAAACCGGATCAACTGTATACACAACATGCTTTTAAAGCTTCATCAGCAATTCAGGGAATTTGTACCGGAATCGTGAAACAAAAAAACACCGAATTGCTTAAAAAAGAAAGCAAGAATAAAAAGTGGGCCTATTTAGCAACTTATGGTCAGCAATCACTGGTTCCGGATAAATTGGGAATGGCTCTTTTCTACGAAGTTAGCACTATTGAAAATAACGTTGATACCGATTTAGATTATTTGTTAGTATTCAAACCCACAACCAAATGGACTTCATTCTATCTGTTAGGTGCCTGGGAACAAGAAGCAAACGGTATTAAAACAAAAGAAGAATTTGTAAAATATCTGGACGAAAGATTAGAAGTACTGAACAAAAAAGGTAAAATGTAA
- a CDS encoding alpha/beta hydrolase produces MKKILLLVFALSVNHSQSQTAYSIDTTYTIKSTYAKLIKKYPFIKIAEAKKDENVDQIYDIVYNKQKERALHLDSFVNSKEEKRNPVVILIHGGGWKSGNKNQMWVLAQEIASRGYTCFAVEYRLSTEAKYPQAIYDVKNAIKFIKDNAKRFHANPNKIAILGCSSGGQMAALIGTTNEDLTFEDTNNTSKTSSKVNAIIDIDGILAFKHPESNEEEMAAFWLNGTYEENSENWNKASALSHANKNTPPILFINSSFERFHAGRDDMIAILNQNSIYSEVKTIANTPHSFWFFEPWLQETVGYTTQFLDKIFK; encoded by the coding sequence ATGAAAAAAATACTGTTACTAGTTTTTGCTTTATCCGTAAACCATAGTCAATCGCAGACGGCTTACAGTATCGATACAACCTATACAATAAAAAGCACCTACGCCAAGCTGATCAAAAAATACCCTTTTATAAAGATCGCCGAAGCAAAGAAGGATGAAAATGTGGACCAGATTTACGATATAGTTTATAATAAGCAAAAAGAGAGAGCATTACATTTAGATTCTTTTGTAAATTCGAAGGAGGAAAAGAGAAATCCGGTTGTAATTTTAATTCATGGTGGAGGATGGAAGTCAGGCAATAAAAATCAGATGTGGGTTCTCGCACAGGAAATAGCCTCAAGAGGATATACCTGTTTTGCCGTTGAGTACCGATTATCAACTGAAGCGAAATATCCGCAAGCGATATATGATGTAAAAAACGCGATAAAGTTTATAAAAGATAATGCGAAAAGATTTCATGCAAATCCAAACAAAATTGCGATTTTGGGCTGCTCTTCGGGCGGACAAATGGCAGCTTTGATTGGTACAACAAATGAAGACTTGACTTTTGAAGATACAAACAATACAAGTAAAACATCCTCAAAAGTAAACGCGATTATTGATATAGACGGAATTTTGGCTTTTAAACATCCGGAATCAAATGAGGAAGAAATGGCTGCTTTTTGGTTGAATGGGACTTATGAAGAAAATTCGGAGAACTGGAACAAGGCTTCAGCTTTGAGTCACGCTAACAAAAATACACCTCCAATACTTTTTATAAACAGTAGTTTCGAAAGATTTCATGCCGGAAGAGACGATATGATTGCCATTTTAAATCAGAATAGCATTTACAGTGAGGTTAAAACAATAGCAAACACACCGCATTCTTTTTGGTTTTTTGAGCCGTGGTTGCAGGAAACAGTTGGTTATACAACGCAATTTTTAGATAAAATTTTTAAATAA
- a CDS encoding RagB/SusD family nutrient uptake outer membrane protein, with product MKKTIITLSIALLTLSSCSDFIEEDNRSSAETSEYLKSSGYESLINANYAELKDIYGGEPWLFVSGTDLYAEGRSTEPIGISQYTQLTSSSPNVDYLYKECYKAIQRANTALHFGELTEKTATLSARIGEVKYLRANAYFLLVQTYGGVSLDTQYHDSPVLSFDRNSAEEIYTFIVKELEESLNLVPAGAFTGRVTKRAVQDLLAKVYLTRAYETFGAATDFATAAKYADDAIAGQALTIKYSDLWLPANDINAEVIFSAQFSAGSNSSNPQTTGNGQASYFSSYLGGSEVAGKAPYRSYNLLPTDFAIGLFEKGDTRWDGTFMTQTYTRYYDYYDVANKTGLAVTHFYVPKWMTPAELDAYKLANPKTNIHLYGTYGAGKGLNSDYQTIPVRKFDDPKAPFATSSTTPRTSTRDFVISRLADTYLIAAEAYLRTNPATGLIRLNEVRKRAGVANATAGEFNIDYILDERAREMIGEYNRWFDLKRTGKLIERASLHNFNIKAANFDGANGEKKILRPIPQEALDLNQSKNFPQNPAYN from the coding sequence ATGAAAAAAACAATAATAACCCTATCAATAGCATTATTAACACTTAGTTCTTGTAGTGATTTTATCGAAGAGGACAACAGATCCAGCGCTGAGACTTCGGAATATTTGAAGTCATCAGGATATGAATCTTTAATAAATGCAAATTATGCAGAACTAAAAGATATTTACGGTGGTGAACCCTGGTTGTTTGTTTCCGGAACAGATTTATATGCCGAGGGCAGAAGTACAGAACCAATCGGAATAAGCCAATATACACAACTGACTTCTTCCTCTCCCAATGTAGATTATCTGTATAAAGAATGTTACAAAGCCATTCAAAGAGCCAATACAGCTTTGCATTTTGGAGAATTAACAGAGAAAACGGCAACCTTAAGTGCCCGAATCGGAGAGGTAAAGTATCTAAGAGCAAATGCCTACTTTTTATTAGTACAAACCTACGGAGGTGTTAGTTTAGACACCCAATATCACGATTCACCGGTATTGTCTTTTGATAGAAATTCAGCAGAAGAAATCTATACTTTTATAGTTAAAGAATTAGAAGAATCTCTCAATTTGGTACCCGCCGGTGCTTTTACAGGAAGAGTGACCAAAAGAGCCGTTCAGGATTTATTGGCAAAAGTATATTTAACCAGAGCCTATGAAACTTTTGGTGCCGCAACCGATTTTGCAACTGCTGCAAAATATGCAGACGATGCTATAGCCGGTCAGGCTTTGACTATTAAGTATAGTGATTTATGGTTGCCGGCAAATGATATAAATGCAGAAGTAATTTTCTCGGCTCAGTTTAGTGCCGGTTCTAACAGTTCCAACCCGCAGACTACCGGAAACGGGCAAGCAAGTTATTTTAGTTCTTATTTAGGAGGATCAGAAGTGGCAGGTAAAGCGCCTTACAGATCATACAACTTATTGCCAACTGATTTCGCGATTGGACTTTTTGAAAAAGGAGATACCCGTTGGGATGGAACTTTTATGACACAAACCTATACAAGATATTATGATTATTATGATGTAGCCAATAAAACAGGTTTAGCGGTTACTCATTTTTATGTACCCAAATGGATGACTCCGGCAGAATTAGATGCATACAAACTGGCAAATCCAAAAACTAATATTCACCTATACGGAACTTATGGTGCAGGAAAAGGTTTGAATAGTGATTACCAAACTATTCCGGTTCGCAAGTTTGATGATCCAAAAGCACCTTTCGCTACTAGTTCAACTACACCAAGAACAAGTACCCGTGATTTTGTAATTTCCAGATTGGCAGATACCTATTTAATTGCAGCAGAAGCTTATTTGCGCACCAATCCTGCCACAGGATTAATCAGATTAAATGAAGTACGCAAAAGAGCCGGTGTGGCCAATGCAACTGCCGGAGAGTTTAACATCGATTATATTTTGGACGAAAGAGCAAGAGAAATGATCGGAGAATACAACCGCTGGTTTGATTTGAAGCGTACCGGAAAATTAATCGAAAGAGCCTCTTTACATAATTTCAATATTAAAGCAGCAAATTTTGACGGAGCAAATGGAGAAAAGAAAATTTTGAGACCAATTCCACAAGAGGCTTTGGATTTAAATCAAAGTAAAAATTTCCCACAAAACCCGGCCTATAATTAA